A genomic stretch from Serratia entomophila includes:
- a CDS encoding tail assembly protein: MTKIIQEYRTVRLYGVLGATFGRVHRLVIDTPREAIKALSVTIPGFERFLQTAKNRGLTFAVFNGKKNIDLDEIKFTGSEDIRIAPMIIGSKKAGIFQTILGAVIVAASAIGYYFAPGNPYSTYGFQIGGVMMLGGVVQMLSPMPNGLARREDPDNKPSYAFGGPVNTIAQGNPVPIGYGKRRVGGAIISAGIYAEDQQ; this comes from the coding sequence ATGACGAAAATCATCCAAGAATACAGAACAGTACGTTTATATGGTGTTCTGGGGGCAACTTTTGGTCGCGTACATCGCTTGGTAATTGATACTCCCAGAGAAGCCATTAAGGCTTTGTCTGTAACTATTCCTGGTTTTGAGCGATTCTTGCAAACAGCAAAGAACCGAGGGCTGACGTTTGCTGTATTTAATGGGAAAAAAAATATCGATCTGGATGAAATTAAATTTACTGGCAGTGAAGATATCCGAATTGCACCAATGATTATTGGAAGTAAAAAGGCCGGGATCTTCCAGACTATTTTAGGCGCAGTAATTGTCGCCGCATCGGCTATTGGTTACTACTTTGCACCAGGCAATCCCTATTCAACGTACGGCTTCCAAATAGGTGGCGTCATGATGCTTGGTGGTGTCGTCCAAATGCTGTCCCCCATGCCAAATGGATTAGCCCGCCGAGAAGATCCGGACAATAAACCCAGCTATGCCTTTGGCGGGCCGGTTAACACTATTGCGCAGGGTAACCCGGTGCCGATTGGTTACGGCAAACGCCGGGTCGGTGGCGCAATTATTTCAGCCGGCATTTACGCCGAAGATCAACAGTAA
- the gpJ gene encoding TipJ family phage tail tip protein: MVISGNKGGSNSVTTPTESPDSLQSTSYAKILLALGEGEWQGGLDGTNIFLDGTPLISQDGTVNFPGVKWEFRPGTPDQEYIQGMPDVENEISIGAELTGKGPWVRSLTNPQLSAFRLRFSWQQLQQQLDNGDVVGYRINYAIDVATDGGAYQEVLNTAVDGKTTTKYERSHRIDLPKATTGWQVRVRRLTPDSTSNRIADKMMIESITELIDVKLCYPDTALLFVQFDARQFQNIPAVTCEPKMGIVRVPTTYDPIARSYTGIWDGSFKWAWSNNPAWVFYDLLVNDRYSIGERIKAENLVMTKFDLYAIAQYCDQLVPDGRGGNGLEPRFLCDAYIQSQEEAWTVLRDFANIFRGMTYWAKSSMNALADMPRDLDYIYTRANVKDGEFRDSSSSEKAHYSTAMVSWADPANGYQDSVAPVFENSLIRRYGIKQADITAIGCTRETEAIRRGKWLLLTNDKDRVINFTVGMDGNIPLPGYIVGVADETFAGRPLGGRISAVSGRNITLDRESSAAVGERLIVNLPSGKSQARTIQAVNGSTVTVTTAYAETPAAECVWAIDATDLAIQLFRVTGVTENDDGVSFDITAIEHDPGKYTRIDTGARIEDRPITVIPPGVQPPPKNVAIGSFSTVNQGIAITTLRITWEPADNAIAYEAEWRRDNGNWIPAARTSAQGFEVPGIYAGRYQARVRAVNAAEISSIWANAPETILKGKEGKPPVPVGFKATPLLWGIQLDWAFPAGAEDTLKTEIQYADNAAGQSALLLADIPYPLHTHSMTGLKAGQTFWFRARLQDRTGNQGDWTGWIDGQSNADAGDYLENIGDGLLTSKDGERLVGDIDTNIEGILQNALANNATVEQQWEQFGSVRADILVVKTTVAEVDRGLAEMKTQVQAQIDDVSAVLEDKLTATVDADGATAIHTLKAGVRVNGVFYNAGMSIAVLAEAGRPVTTRVGFNANQFVLMSGSGGTQYSPFAVVDGQVFISDAFIRNGTIDSAKIAQHIQSSNWISGQRGWAINKDGGAEFNNITARGTIYANTGEFKNGVIGNCRILENCSIEGKLSAANIEGAIMDGSMLTWTGVHTNASRVLRFGGNNVIPVRVFGQIQITRRGNNGAHGYGGVRQNRTDGGYLPETIISSGYNQPSVSVVYVDISAGRGESVFWHLAAGELNQGSNQKTSFLVNIFTTPQYTAFRLE, encoded by the coding sequence ATGGTTATCAGCGGTAATAAAGGGGGGAGCAATAGCGTAACCACCCCGACGGAATCGCCGGACTCCCTGCAATCCACCTCCTACGCCAAAATCTTGTTGGCGCTGGGTGAGGGGGAGTGGCAAGGCGGCCTGGACGGCACGAATATTTTCCTCGACGGCACGCCGCTGATTAGCCAGGACGGCACGGTCAACTTCCCAGGCGTCAAGTGGGAGTTTCGGCCAGGTACGCCGGATCAGGAATACATTCAGGGTATGCCCGATGTCGAGAACGAAATCAGCATTGGCGCGGAGTTGACCGGCAAGGGCCCCTGGGTCCGTTCGTTGACCAATCCTCAGCTTTCTGCGTTTCGCCTGCGCTTTTCCTGGCAGCAGCTGCAACAACAGTTGGATAACGGTGATGTGGTGGGTTACCGCATTAATTATGCGATAGATGTTGCGACGGACGGCGGCGCCTACCAGGAAGTGTTGAATACCGCTGTCGATGGTAAGACCACCACCAAATATGAGCGCAGTCATCGTATTGATCTGCCGAAGGCAACCACCGGGTGGCAGGTGCGCGTCCGCCGTCTGACGCCTGACAGCACCAGCAACCGCATTGCCGATAAAATGATGATCGAATCTATCACCGAGTTGATCGACGTGAAGCTCTGTTACCCGGATACCGCGTTACTGTTCGTGCAGTTCGACGCCCGACAATTCCAGAATATTCCGGCCGTAACCTGTGAACCTAAAATGGGGATCGTACGCGTTCCCACCACCTACGATCCTATTGCGCGGTCCTATACCGGCATCTGGGACGGATCATTCAAGTGGGCCTGGAGCAACAATCCGGCATGGGTGTTTTACGATCTACTGGTCAACGACCGTTACAGCATCGGCGAGCGCATTAAAGCTGAAAATCTGGTGATGACGAAGTTCGATCTGTACGCCATTGCGCAATATTGCGATCAGCTGGTGCCGGATGGACGGGGCGGTAATGGCCTGGAGCCGCGCTTTCTCTGCGACGCCTATATTCAGTCGCAGGAGGAAGCCTGGACAGTATTGCGTGATTTCGCGAACATTTTCCGCGGCATGACTTACTGGGCCAAAAGCAGTATGAACGCATTGGCCGATATGCCCCGCGATCTGGATTACATCTATACCCGTGCCAATGTGAAAGACGGTGAGTTCAGGGACTCCAGCTCGAGTGAGAAGGCACACTACAGTACGGCGATGGTCAGTTGGGCCGATCCTGCGAATGGTTACCAGGATTCTGTGGCGCCAGTATTTGAAAACTCACTTATTCGCCGTTATGGCATTAAACAGGCGGATATTACGGCGATCGGCTGTACTCGCGAAACGGAAGCTATCCGCCGCGGGAAATGGCTGTTGCTGACCAACGACAAGGATCGGGTGATTAATTTTACCGTCGGTATGGACGGTAATATTCCACTGCCGGGCTATATCGTCGGGGTGGCGGATGAAACTTTCGCCGGCCGGCCGCTCGGCGGCCGCATCAGCGCCGTTTCCGGCCGCAATATTACCCTTGATCGTGAGTCGTCTGCCGCCGTCGGTGAGCGTCTGATCGTTAACCTGCCATCGGGTAAATCTCAGGCCAGAACCATTCAAGCTGTGAATGGCAGTACCGTCACGGTTACCACGGCATACGCTGAGACGCCGGCCGCGGAATGCGTATGGGCGATTGATGCTACCGACCTGGCTATACAGCTGTTTCGGGTAACCGGCGTGACTGAAAATGACGATGGCGTATCCTTTGATATTACGGCTATCGAGCATGACCCGGGCAAGTATACCCGGATCGATACAGGTGCGCGTATTGAGGATCGCCCCATCACGGTCATCCCTCCAGGGGTACAGCCACCACCGAAGAATGTGGCAATCGGCAGTTTCTCAACGGTGAATCAGGGGATCGCAATTACCACCCTGCGCATAACCTGGGAACCGGCGGACAATGCCATTGCGTATGAGGCGGAATGGCGGAGAGACAACGGCAACTGGATACCGGCCGCCAGAACGTCGGCGCAGGGTTTCGAGGTGCCGGGCATATACGCCGGTCGCTATCAGGCCCGGGTGCGTGCGGTTAACGCTGCCGAGATTTCCAGTATTTGGGCCAATGCGCCGGAAACCATACTCAAGGGCAAAGAAGGCAAGCCGCCGGTGCCGGTCGGGTTCAAGGCCACTCCGCTGCTGTGGGGGATTCAGCTCGACTGGGCATTCCCAGCCGGCGCCGAGGATACGCTGAAAACCGAGATTCAGTACGCGGATAACGCAGCGGGCCAAAGCGCGCTGTTGTTGGCCGATATCCCGTACCCGCTGCACACGCACAGCATGACCGGGCTGAAGGCGGGCCAGACGTTTTGGTTCCGCGCGCGGCTGCAGGATCGCACCGGCAATCAGGGCGACTGGACCGGCTGGATCGACGGACAATCGAACGCCGATGCCGGCGATTATCTGGAGAACATCGGCGACGGACTTCTAACCTCGAAAGACGGTGAACGCCTGGTCGGCGATATCGATACCAATATCGAAGGCATCCTGCAGAATGCGCTGGCCAATAACGCGACGGTGGAGCAGCAGTGGGAACAGTTTGGCTCGGTGCGCGCCGATATCCTGGTGGTGAAAACCACGGTTGCGGAAGTCGATCGCGGGCTGGCGGAGATGAAAACCCAGGTGCAGGCGCAGATTGACGACGTCAGCGCAGTGCTGGAGGACAAGCTGACCGCCACGGTAGACGCCGATGGCGCCACGGCCATTCATACGTTGAAAGCGGGCGTGCGGGTGAACGGCGTCTTCTACAATGCCGGCATGTCGATCGCGGTATTGGCGGAGGCCGGCAGGCCGGTCACGACCCGCGTCGGGTTTAACGCCAACCAGTTCGTGTTGATGAGTGGAAGCGGCGGCACACAATATTCGCCGTTTGCCGTCGTTGATGGTCAGGTGTTTATCAGCGATGCGTTTATTCGTAATGGCACCATTGATAGCGCCAAGATCGCGCAGCATATTCAGTCATCAAATTGGATAAGTGGCCAGCGCGGCTGGGCGATAAATAAAGATGGCGGGGCCGAGTTCAACAACATTACCGCTCGCGGGACGATATATGCAAACACCGGTGAGTTTAAAAACGGTGTTATCGGTAACTGCCGGATCCTTGAAAACTGTTCTATTGAGGGCAAGCTATCCGCCGCTAATATCGAAGGCGCGATTATGGATGGTTCCATGCTCACCTGGACGGGGGTACATACCAATGCAAGCAGAGTATTGCGCTTTGGCGGTAATAATGTCATCCCGGTTCGCGTTTTTGGGCAGATTCAGATAACAAGAAGAGGAAATAACGGCGCGCATGGTTATGGTGGCGTGCGTCAAAACAGAACGGACGGCGGATATTTGCCCGAGACGATAATAAGCTCAGGGTATAATCAGCCTTCTGTCTCGGTCGTCTATGTCGACATTTCTGCGGGAAGAGGAGAGTCTGTTTTTTGGCACTTGGCTGCCGGGGAATTAAACCAAGGTTCGAATCAAAAAACATCTTTCTTGGTGAATATTTTTACTACTCCGCAATATACGGCATTTCGCTTGGAATAA
- a CDS encoding lipoprotein yields MRKIILAIAGAAILSGCSTEIVPVSQAIKAPPERIFKYQNPTKGDAVMTVVRDSGFVGGGCFTTVFLNGERAAQLDPKEKVTFYVNSGTWVVGASHEGKALCATGKERQEREFTIKPSEDKTLRVFTDNNGNVDIKPTTVK; encoded by the coding sequence ATGCGGAAAATCATTTTAGCTATTGCGGGCGCGGCTATTTTATCTGGGTGCTCTACGGAAATTGTTCCTGTAAGCCAGGCTATAAAGGCACCGCCAGAGCGTATTTTTAAATACCAAAACCCCACCAAAGGGGATGCCGTAATGACGGTTGTTCGAGATAGTGGGTTTGTCGGTGGTGGTTGTTTTACAACAGTCTTTTTAAACGGTGAAAGAGCAGCACAACTTGACCCAAAAGAGAAGGTAACCTTTTATGTAAATAGCGGTACATGGGTTGTGGGGGCCTCCCATGAAGGTAAAGCTTTGTGCGCTACGGGGAAAGAAAGGCAAGAACGTGAATTTACCATTAAGCCTAGTGAAGACAAAACTCTGAGAGTGTTTACTGATAATAATGGTAATGTTGATATAAAACCCACAACGGTAAAATAA
- a CDS encoding tail fiber domain-containing protein, which produces MPAGTLTLTNNSVIVKGSGTAFNTELKPGDMMVSIVGGVTYTLPVKTVDSATQATLIKAYDGPTQAGAAWHAVPRDAMNAITAQLAAETAKALRGLNFDKDNWQQVFSGNENIAVKLPDGSTFTGPSWNSFTASLSNKIDKKVSTAQEVKSPLSLLGSLVMGPAANLDVSGFSRFRKSTTFDDTIWSPKGIKIEGADNDNVNPAISISRKYTSGSGTVDGGGVFCRLTAQNTEKVAIMSVRQEINVTDYMFLSYRDFRGSWHEVRLQNNGDFNNLTGNWVTGSDRRIKTEVEEVENPLELIRGLKLYTGKRDGKPFIGGIAQEIERKLPQVVAEGGALQLQNGETVERVKSVDYSTLGYVAVAALNQALDRIDRQDELIKELMEKLQ; this is translated from the coding sequence ATGCCAGCAGGCACTCTTACCCTAACAAACAACTCCGTAATAGTAAAAGGCAGCGGTACGGCGTTTAACACCGAGCTAAAACCCGGCGATATGATGGTGAGTATCGTCGGCGGTGTCACCTATACGCTGCCGGTGAAAACAGTGGATAGCGCCACGCAGGCGACGCTGATTAAGGCCTATGACGGCCCGACGCAGGCCGGCGCCGCATGGCATGCCGTCCCGCGAGATGCGATGAATGCCATCACTGCCCAACTGGCGGCCGAGACCGCCAAGGCGCTGCGCGGCCTCAACTTCGATAAAGACAATTGGCAGCAGGTATTTAGTGGTAACGAAAACATTGCCGTTAAATTACCAGACGGCAGTACCTTTACGGGGCCATCCTGGAATAGTTTTACCGCTTCGCTAAGTAATAAAATAGATAAAAAAGTCTCTACAGCGCAGGAAGTTAAGAGCCCGTTGTCGCTGTTGGGATCTTTAGTTATGGGGCCAGCGGCTAACCTTGATGTTAGTGGTTTTTCTCGCTTCAGAAAGTCGACCACCTTTGATGACACTATTTGGTCGCCAAAGGGGATAAAGATCGAGGGGGCGGATAATGACAACGTAAATCCTGCTATCAGCATTTCTCGGAAATATACTTCTGGATCAGGTACCGTTGATGGGGGTGGGGTATTTTGTCGTTTGACTGCACAGAATACGGAAAAGGTAGCAATAATGTCCGTCCGTCAGGAGATCAATGTGACGGATTACATGTTTTTATCATACCGTGATTTTCGCGGTTCGTGGCATGAGGTTCGCTTACAGAACAATGGAGACTTTAACAACCTCACCGGAAACTGGGTTACCGGTTCAGACCGGCGAATTAAAACTGAAGTCGAAGAAGTTGAAAATCCCCTGGAATTAATTCGTGGCCTAAAACTTTACACTGGAAAACGCGATGGCAAACCATTCATCGGTGGTATTGCTCAGGAAATAGAAAGGAAATTACCTCAGGTGGTTGCTGAGGGGGGGGCTTTGCAGTTACAGAATGGTGAAACTGTTGAGAGAGTAAAGTCTGTCGATTATTCAACGTTGGGTTATGTGGCAGTGGCAGCACTTAATCAGGCACTGGATAGAATTGACCGGCAAGATGAGTTAATCAAAGAACTAATGGAGAAATTACAATGA